A genomic window from Cinclus cinclus chromosome 5, bCinCin1.1, whole genome shotgun sequence includes:
- the SMYD1 gene encoding histone-lysine N-methyltransferase SMYD1 isoform X1: MTKGGMESVEVFTAEGKGRGLKAQKEFLPGDVIFAEPAYAAVVFDSLTHVICHTCFKRQERLHRCGQCKFAYYCDRTCQRAAWLNHKNECSAIKRHGRAPTENIRLAARILWKMEREGSGLSEGCLVSIDELQNHVDSFGEEEKKELRADVESFLEFWPPHCQQFGMQFISHIFGVISCNGFTLSDQRGLQAVGVGIFPNLCQANHDCWPNCTVVFNNGNHEAVRSMFHTQMRIELRALSKISPGDELTVSYVDFLSLSEERRKQLKKQYYFDCTCEHCKKQLKDDLMLAVKTGESKPSADAVKEVIQLSKDTLEKINQARMEGHYHEVVKLCRDCLKKQEPVLGDTNIYLLRILSIASEVLSYLQMFEEAADYAKRMVDGYLKIYHPNNAQLGMAVMRAGVTHWHAGLIEAGHGLICKAYAILLITHGPSHPITKDLEVMRVQTEMELRMFQQNEFMYYKMREAALKNQKLQVMPEPSNENAPSLFHKKE; the protein is encoded by the exons CCTGACACACGTCATCTGTCACACCTGCTTCAAGAGGCAGGAGAGGCTGCACCGCTGTGGGCAGTGCAAGTTTGCCTATTACTGCGACAGGACCTGCCAGAGAGCAGCCTGGCTCAACCACAAAAATGAGTGCTCTGCCATCAAGAGGCATGGCAGGGCACCCACTGAAAACATCAG GCTGGCTGCCCGCATCCTGTGGAAGATGGAGAGGGAGGGCAGTGGGCTGTCCGAGGGCTGCCTGGTGTCCATCGATGAGCTGCAGAACCACGTGGACAGCTTTGgtgaggaggagaagaaggagctGCGTGCTGATGTGGAGAGTTTCCTGGAGTTCTGGCCGCCCCACTGCCAGCAGTTTGGGATGCAGTTCATCTCCCACATATTCGGAGTG ATCAGCTGCAATGGCTTTACCCTCAGTGACCAAAGAGGACTGCAGGCTGTTGGCGTGGGAATCTTCCCCAACCTCTGCCAGGCCAACCATGACTGCTGGCCCAACTGCACTGTCGTCTTCAACAATGGCAA tCATGAGGCTGTAAGATCAATGTTCCACACACAGATGAG GATCGAGCTGCGGGCCCTGAGCAAGATTTCTCCGGGGGATGAGCTGACTGTTTCCTACGTGGATTTCCTCAGCCTGAGCGAGGAGCGGCGGAAGCAGCTGAAGAAGCAATATTACTTTGACTGCACATGTGAGCACTGCAAGAAACAGCTCAAGGATGACCTGATGCTGGCAGTAAAAACAGGGGAAAGCAAG CCCTCTGCAGACGCAGTGAAGGAGGTGATCCAGCTCTCCAAGGACACGCTGGAGAAGATCAACCAGGCCCGCATGGAGGGACATTACCACGAG GTTGTGAAGCTGTGCCGTGACTGCCTGAAGAAAcaggagcctgtgctggggGACACCAACATCTACCTGCTGAGGATCCTCAGCATTGCCTCTGAGGTGCTCTCCTACCTCCAGATGTTTGAGGAAGCAGCTGACTATGCCAAGAGGATGGTGGATGGCTACCT gaaaatttaCCATCCCAACAACGCACAGCTGGGGATGGCTGTGATGAGGGCAGGAGTGACTCACTGGCACGCTGGCCTCATTGAAGCTGGCCATGGCTTGATCTGTAAAGCCTATGCCATTCTCCTCATAACCCATGGACCTTCCCACCCAATTACCAAAGACCTGGAG GTCATGCGTGTCCAGACGGAGATGGAGCTGCGCATGTTCCAGCAGAACGAGTTCATGTATTACAAGATGAGGGAAGCTGCCCTCAAGAACCAGAAGCTCCAAGTCATGCCTGAACCCAGCAACGAGAACGCACCAAGCCTCTTCCACAAAAAAGAATAA
- the SMYD1 gene encoding histone-lysine N-methyltransferase SMYD1 isoform X2 codes for MTKGGMESVEVFTAEGKGRGLKAQKEFLPGDVIFAEPAYAAVVFDSLTHVICHTCFKRQERLHRCGQCKFAYYCDRTCQRAAWLNHKNECSAIKRHGRAPTENIRLAARILWKMEREGSGLSEGCLVSIDELQNHVDSFGEEEKKELRADVESFLEFWPPHCQQFGMQFISHIFGVISCNGFTLSDQRGLQAVGVGIFPNLCQANHDCWPNCTVVFNNGKIELRALSKISPGDELTVSYVDFLSLSEERRKQLKKQYYFDCTCEHCKKQLKDDLMLAVKTGESKPSADAVKEVIQLSKDTLEKINQARMEGHYHEVVKLCRDCLKKQEPVLGDTNIYLLRILSIASEVLSYLQMFEEAADYAKRMVDGYLKIYHPNNAQLGMAVMRAGVTHWHAGLIEAGHGLICKAYAILLITHGPSHPITKDLEVMRVQTEMELRMFQQNEFMYYKMREAALKNQKLQVMPEPSNENAPSLFHKKE; via the exons CCTGACACACGTCATCTGTCACACCTGCTTCAAGAGGCAGGAGAGGCTGCACCGCTGTGGGCAGTGCAAGTTTGCCTATTACTGCGACAGGACCTGCCAGAGAGCAGCCTGGCTCAACCACAAAAATGAGTGCTCTGCCATCAAGAGGCATGGCAGGGCACCCACTGAAAACATCAG GCTGGCTGCCCGCATCCTGTGGAAGATGGAGAGGGAGGGCAGTGGGCTGTCCGAGGGCTGCCTGGTGTCCATCGATGAGCTGCAGAACCACGTGGACAGCTTTGgtgaggaggagaagaaggagctGCGTGCTGATGTGGAGAGTTTCCTGGAGTTCTGGCCGCCCCACTGCCAGCAGTTTGGGATGCAGTTCATCTCCCACATATTCGGAGTG ATCAGCTGCAATGGCTTTACCCTCAGTGACCAAAGAGGACTGCAGGCTGTTGGCGTGGGAATCTTCCCCAACCTCTGCCAGGCCAACCATGACTGCTGGCCCAACTGCACTGTCGTCTTCAACAATGGCAA GATCGAGCTGCGGGCCCTGAGCAAGATTTCTCCGGGGGATGAGCTGACTGTTTCCTACGTGGATTTCCTCAGCCTGAGCGAGGAGCGGCGGAAGCAGCTGAAGAAGCAATATTACTTTGACTGCACATGTGAGCACTGCAAGAAACAGCTCAAGGATGACCTGATGCTGGCAGTAAAAACAGGGGAAAGCAAG CCCTCTGCAGACGCAGTGAAGGAGGTGATCCAGCTCTCCAAGGACACGCTGGAGAAGATCAACCAGGCCCGCATGGAGGGACATTACCACGAG GTTGTGAAGCTGTGCCGTGACTGCCTGAAGAAAcaggagcctgtgctggggGACACCAACATCTACCTGCTGAGGATCCTCAGCATTGCCTCTGAGGTGCTCTCCTACCTCCAGATGTTTGAGGAAGCAGCTGACTATGCCAAGAGGATGGTGGATGGCTACCT gaaaatttaCCATCCCAACAACGCACAGCTGGGGATGGCTGTGATGAGGGCAGGAGTGACTCACTGGCACGCTGGCCTCATTGAAGCTGGCCATGGCTTGATCTGTAAAGCCTATGCCATTCTCCTCATAACCCATGGACCTTCCCACCCAATTACCAAAGACCTGGAG GTCATGCGTGTCCAGACGGAGATGGAGCTGCGCATGTTCCAGCAGAACGAGTTCATGTATTACAAGATGAGGGAAGCTGCCCTCAAGAACCAGAAGCTCCAAGTCATGCCTGAACCCAGCAACGAGAACGCACCAAGCCTCTTCCACAAAAAAGAATAA
- the FABP1 gene encoding fatty acid-binding protein, liver: MSFAGRYELQSQENFEPFMRALGLPEEEIQKGKDLKSISEIVQDGKKFKVTVTTGSKVVKNEFTIGEESEIELLNGEKAKVVVQMEGNNKLVTQVKGMKSVTEVNGDTITYTMTMGDLTLKRVSKRI, from the exons ATGAGCTTTGCTGGAAGATACGAGCTCCAGTCCCAGGAAAACTTTGAGCCCTTTATGAGAGCCCTCG GGCTCCCTGAGGAGGAGATCCAGAAGGGCAAGGACCTCAAGAGCATCTCAGAAATTGTGCAGGATGGGAAAAAGTTCAAGGTTACTGTGACTACTGGCTCCAAAGTGGTGAAAAACGAGTTCACCATTGGGGAGGAGAGTGAAATAGAGCTGCTGAATGGAGAGAAAGCAAAG GTTGTTGTGCAGATGGAAGGTAACAACAAGCTGGTCACACAGGTGAAAGGGATGAAATCTGTCACGGAGGTCAACGGAGACACCATCACCTAC acaaTGACCATGGGTGACCTCACCTTGAAGAGAGTCAGCAAGAGAATCTAG